A window of Christiangramia forsetii KT0803 contains these coding sequences:
- a CDS encoding bifunctional metallophosphatase/5'-nucleotidase translates to MKLNILFINDVHGYIAPHPELFYNESGEVVETAGGYAHIAGFVEQVRKENPNTLFFDGGDSLHGTKPVVDSGGKVMVPILNALKLDALVGHWDFAYGPDVLKEIDSQLNFPVLGCNVFSEDGSNFMQPTALFEKENFKIGVIGICSMIVDKVMPTEMSKGLKFTSGLDEIPEHIKDLKAKGSDMIILLSHNGFPQDVELLQKVEGIDICLSAHTHNRIYTPIEINGARIVQCGCHGAFIGNFTIEVEDKEIKYYDYELVRVNASLPINPEMDAMVQDILKPYTKMRTVPIGTTSKILHRYSTTNSTMDELLLRAIASSTDTEIAFSNGWRYGAPIPKGNITEDHLYNIAPMNPPVSTVELTGGEIKEMLEENLERSFSCNPLGQMGGYVKRCSGLQINLRIENPKGHRIQEIYYKGRHIDFEKTYKVSFVTTQGVASKYGKNRKKYDKNAVEAMKDYLKKNPNFTPSNDGNYRLI, encoded by the coding sequence ATGAAATTAAATATTTTATTTATAAACGATGTACATGGTTACATCGCTCCACATCCTGAGCTGTTTTATAATGAATCCGGAGAGGTTGTAGAAACTGCTGGAGGCTATGCCCATATTGCCGGCTTTGTTGAGCAAGTGCGTAAAGAAAATCCAAATACATTGTTCTTCGATGGCGGAGATTCCCTACACGGTACAAAACCAGTGGTAGATTCCGGCGGCAAAGTGATGGTTCCCATTTTAAACGCTTTAAAACTTGATGCACTTGTCGGACATTGGGACTTTGCCTATGGCCCAGATGTCTTAAAAGAAATAGATAGTCAGTTAAATTTTCCTGTCTTGGGCTGTAATGTATTTTCTGAAGATGGCTCAAATTTCATGCAACCCACAGCCTTGTTTGAGAAAGAAAATTTCAAAATTGGAGTGATTGGTATTTGTTCAATGATTGTAGATAAAGTAATGCCTACTGAGATGAGTAAAGGCCTGAAGTTTACTTCTGGTTTGGATGAAATACCAGAACATATAAAAGATTTAAAAGCCAAAGGATCTGATATGATTATTCTGCTTTCCCATAATGGATTTCCACAGGATGTGGAACTATTGCAAAAAGTAGAAGGTATAGATATCTGTTTGAGTGCCCATACCCATAACAGAATTTACACACCAATTGAGATCAATGGTGCAAGAATAGTACAGTGCGGATGTCATGGTGCATTTATAGGTAATTTCACCATCGAAGTTGAGGATAAAGAAATTAAATATTATGATTATGAGTTGGTTAGGGTTAATGCTTCTTTACCAATAAATCCAGAGATGGATGCAATGGTTCAGGATATTTTGAAACCATACACCAAGATGCGGACAGTTCCTATTGGTACTACCAGCAAGATTTTACATAGATACAGCACTACAAACTCTACCATGGATGAATTACTCCTCAGGGCAATTGCCAGTAGTACAGATACTGAAATTGCATTTTCTAATGGCTGGCGTTATGGAGCCCCTATTCCAAAAGGAAACATTACTGAGGATCACCTATATAATATTGCCCCAATGAACCCTCCTGTTTCAACTGTAGAACTTACAGGAGGAGAAATAAAAGAGATGTTAGAAGAAAATCTGGAACGTAGCTTTTCCTGTAATCCCTTAGGTCAAATGGGAGGATATGTAAAACGTTGTTCAGGGTTACAAATAAATCTTCGAATTGAAAATCCTAAAGGACATCGTATACAGGAAATATACTATAAAGGAAGACATATTGATTTTGAAAAAACATATAAGGTCAGTTTCGTTACAACTCAGGGTGTAGCTAGTAAGTATGGTAAGAATCGCAAAAAGTACGATAAAAATGCTGTGGAGGCGATGAAGGACTATTTAAAGAAGAATCCAAATTTCACACCAAGTAATGATGGAAACTACAGATTAATATAA